A genomic region of Eucalyptus grandis isolate ANBG69807.140 chromosome 5, ASM1654582v1, whole genome shotgun sequence contains the following coding sequences:
- the LOC104441560 gene encoding LOW QUALITY PROTEIN: dihydrolipoyllysine-residue succinyltransferase component of 2-oxoglutarate dehydrogenase complex 1, mitochondrial (The sequence of the model RefSeq protein was modified relative to this genomic sequence to represent the inferred CDS: inserted 1 base in 1 codon), which produces MMLGVVRRRVASGGGSASVSSLGQALLISRSAGSARRIASVADERVVLSRGCGPVRSFCHLAVMRCSVGSRPTRVVAFNNQAVEILPQWRLFSTESGDLVDAVVPFMGESITDGTLAKFLKNPGDRVELDEPIAQIETDKVTIDVASPEAGVIQKFLAKEGETVEPGTKIAVISKSGEGATHVAPSESAGGKAASPPPPAEKVEEKQKPKAEAAPAAEKPKAPSPPPPPPPKRSATEPQLPPKDRERRIPMTRLRKRVAARLKDSQNTFALLTTFNEVDMTNLMKLRSDYKDAFVEKHGVKLGLMSGFVKAAVSGLQNQPIINAVIDGDDIIYRDYVDISIAVGTPKGLVVPVIRNAENMNFADIEKEINTLAKKANDGSISIDEMAGGTFTISNGGVYGSLLSTPIINPPQSAILGMHSIVSRPMVVGGNVVPRPMMYIALTYDHRLIDGREAVFFLRRIKDXVEDPRRLLLDI; this is translated from the exons ATGATGTTGGGCGTCGTGAGGCGAAGAGTAGCTTCTGGAGGAGGGTCGGCGTCGGTTTCG AGCTTAGGACAGGCGCTGCTGATATCTAGATCTGCGGGGTCGGCGCGAAGGATTGCCTCAGTTGCGGATGAACGGGTGGTTCTTTCGCGAGGATGCGGACCTGTCCGCAGCTTTTGCCACCTCGCTGTGATGA GATGTTCGGTTGGTTCAAGGCCAACGAG GGTAGTTGCTTTCAATAACCAAGCAGTGGAAATCTTACCGCAATGGAGGTTATTTTCCACAGAAAGTG GTGATTTGGTTGATGCTGTTGTTCCCTTTATGGGAGAATCCATCACTGATGGCACTCTAGCAAAATTCTTGAAGA ATCCTGGTGATAGGGTCGAACTGGATGAACCCATTGCTCAAATTGAAACAGATAAG GTGACGATTGATGTTGCTAGTCCAGAAGCAGGTGTCATTCAGAAG TTTTTGGCCAAGGAAGGCGAAACTGTGGAACCAGGAACCAAGATTGCTGTGATTTCCAAGTCTGGCGAAGGTGCTACGCATGTGGCTCCATCTGAGAGTGCAGGGGGGAAAGCTGCTTCTCCACCTCCTCCTGCTGAAAAGGTTGAGGAGAAGCAAAAGCCCAAAGCAGAAGCTGCTCCAGCGGCAGAGAAGCCAAAAGCACCAAgtcctccaccaccacctcctcccaAGCGGTCTGCAACAGAACCACAGCTTCCTCCTAAGGACAGAGAAAGACGT ATTCCCATGACAAGGCTTCGTAAACGGGTTGCAGCAAGATTGAAGGATTCTCAGAATACATTTGCTCTGCTGACAACATTCAATGAAGTTGATAT GACGAACTTGATGAAGCTCCGTTCGGATTACAAGGATGCCTTTGTGGAAAAACATGGAGTCAAGCTTGGACTGATGTCAGGATTTGTGAAA GCTGCTGTTAGCGGGCTGCAAAATCAACCTATTATAAATGCAGTTATTGATGGGGACGACATCATCTACAGGGATTATGTAGATATAAGTATTGCTGTTGGTACTCCAAAG GGTCTGGTTGTTCCAGTCATTCGCAATGCTGAGAACATGAATTTTGCTGATATCGAGAAAGAAATCAACACTCTTGCAAAGAAGGCAAATGATGGTTCCATCTCAATTGATGAAATGGCAGGAGGTACTTTTACGATATCTAATGGTGGTGTCTACGGGAGCCTTTTGAGTACTCCTATCATCAACCCACCTCAG TCTGCGATATTGGGAATGCACTCCATAGTGAGCCGCCCAATGGTTGTTGGCGGAAATGTCGTTCCGAGGCCAATGATGTACATTGCTCTAACTTATGACCATAGACTGATTGATGGGAGAGAGGCTGTCTTTTTCTTGCGCCGTATCAAAG GTGTGGAGGACCCTCGAAGGTTACTTCTTGATATATGA